A single window of Anopheles moucheti chromosome 2, idAnoMoucSN_F20_07, whole genome shotgun sequence DNA harbors:
- the LOC128296704 gene encoding ATP synthase lipid-binding protein, mitochondrial-like, producing the protein MLASSTARMASASRSLMLNVVSARFQPICSTMYAPLQPLTGRNKYPAFMVPHVRSFQSTMARRDIDSAAKFIGAGAATVGVAGSGAGIGTVFGSLIVGYARNPSLKQQLFSYAILGFALSEAMGLFCLMMAFLLLFAF; encoded by the exons ATGCTTGCATCCTCAACAGCACGTATGGCTTCAGCTTCTCGTAGCCTG ATGCTCAATGTAGTCAGCGCACGCTTCCAGCCGATTTGCAGCACCATGTACGCTCCGCTCCAGCCACTTACTGGCCGGAACAAATATCCTGCGTTTATGGTGCCGCACGTTCGCTCATTCCAGTCCACAATGGCCCGGCGTGATATTGATTCTGCTGCCAAGTTCATCGGAGCAGGTGCTGCCACGGTAGGAGTTGCCGGATCGG GAGCTGGAATCGGGACCGTTTTCGGATCTCTGATCGTCGGATATGCTAGAAACCCGTCGCTGAAGCAGCAACTGTTCTCTTACGCCATTCTTGGATTCGCCCTGTCCGAAGCcatgggtttgttttgcttgatgATGGCTTTTCTtctattgtttgcattttaa
- the LOC128297797 gene encoding methylosome subunit pICln — protein sequence MVTIGEAFTPTDGIIYSASDVKLKMGDSLIPSPGSLHLTESSCIWSCEERNASISIPWPRVGVHAISSVPGEGLFMMLDVNIVWPGFYSGQPENNGDAHPDELGEDDEGHDSEISEAAMTEIWLQPTSREILDQIFSAMRECQSLNPGSDVSEDEDYMEAEEDELEEVGDMRNLQLDDEEKFADAEE from the exons ATGGTTACCATAGGAGAGGCATTTACGCCGACGGATGGGATAATTTACTCCGCGTCGGATGTGAAGTTGAAGATGGGCGATAGTTTGATTCCATCCCCGGGATCGTTGCATTTGACTGAAAG TTCGTGCATTTGGAGCTGCGAGGAACGGAATGCCAGCATCAGCATTCCATGGCCCCGTGTTGGAGTACATGCCATTTCGTCCGTACCGGGGGAAGGTCTGTTTATGATGCTGGACGTAAACATCGTCTGGCCCGGCTTTTATAGCGGACAGCCGGAGAACAATGGTGATGCGCATCCAGATGAACTGGGGGAAGATGACGAGGGGCACGATTCCGAGATATCCGAGGCAGCAATGACAGAGATTTGGTTGCAACCGACCAGCCGAGAGATTTTGGATCAAATTTTTAGTGCCATGCGTGAGTGTCAGAGTTTAAACCCGGGCTCGGATGTTAGCGAGGACGAAGACTACATGGAGGCGGAAGAGGATGAGCTGGAGGAGGTTGGAGATATGCGAAATTTGCAGCTCGATG ATGAAGAAAAATTTGCCGATgcagaagaataa
- the LOC128298615 gene encoding ribonuclease H2 subunit C-like, which translates to MAINLKLSPKDVTNSLNKPAKLQYIPATINGDGPANLEQFFTPYAEIQPDGTLRNALRGYPLQGKVTILPEGYTGVMFQETKRPLSADDDRTLTFAGAFREFTYWNYDRIPSRNDPLAKALAWLQLSEVLHADADEVEVKKAQTGKIKYGH; encoded by the exons ATGGCAATTAATTTGAAGTTGAGCCCGAAGGATGTTACAAACAGTTTGAACAAGCCGGCAAAGCTACAATACATCCCAGCTACGATCAACGGCGACGGACCGGCTAATCTGGAGCAGTTTTTTACACCATACGCCGAAATACAGCCGGATGGAA CACTGCGTAATGCTCTCCGAGGATATCCGCTGCAGGGAAAAGTTACAATCCTTCCGGAAGGTTACACGGGTGTAATGTTCCAGGAGACGAAGAGACCACTTTCGGCCGACGATGATAGGACGCTTACATTTGCGGGAGCTTTTCGAGAATTCACCTACTGGAATTATGACCGTATTCCGTCGAGAAACGATCCATTAGCTAAAGCACTTGCCTGGCTGCAACTGTCGGAAGTTCTACATGCCGATGCAGATGAAGTTGAAGTGAAAAAAGCGCAGACAGGGAAAATTAAGTATGGCCACTGA
- the LOC128309534 gene encoding ribonuclease H2 subunit C-like — translation MAINLKLSPKDVTNSLNKPAKLQYIPATINGDGPANLEQFFTPYAEIQPDGTLRNALRGYPLQGKVTILPEGYTGVMFQETKRPLSADDDRTLTFAGAFREFTYWNYDRIPSRNDPLAKALAWLQLSEVLHADTDEVEVKKAPEGKIKNGH, via the exons ATGGCAATTAATTTGAAGTTGAGCCCGAAGGATGTTACAAACAGCTTGAACAAGCCGGCCAAGCTACAATACATCCCAGCTACGATCAACGGCGACGGACCGGCTAATCTGGAGCAGTTTTTTACACCATACGCCGAAATACAGCCGGATGGAA CACTGCGTAATGCTCTCCGAGGATATCCGCTGCAGGGAAAAGTTACAATCCTTCCGGAAGGTTACACGGGTGTAATGTTTCAGGAGACGAAGAGACCACTTTCGGCCGACGATGATAGGACGCTTACATTTGCGGGAGCTTTTCGAGAATTCACCTACTGGAATTATGACCGTATTCCGTCGAGGAACGATCCATTAGCGAAAGCACTCGCCTGGCTGCAACTATCGGAAGTTCTACATGCCGATACAGATGAAGTTGAGGTGAAAAAAGCGCCGGAAGGGAAAATTAAGAATGGCCACTGA
- the LOC128297452 gene encoding longitudinals lacking protein-like, protein MADQQQYFLKWNDFQTNMVTSFRHLRNEKSFTDVTLACEGQTCKAHKMVLSACSPYFKSLLEENPSKHPIIILKDVSYNHLQAILEFMYAGEVNVSQEQLPTFLKTADRLKVKGLAETPTNIKREG, encoded by the exons ATGGCAGATCAACAACAGTACTTCCTAAAGTGGAATGACTTCCAGACGAACATGGTGACATCATTCCGTCATCTACGGAACGAGAAAAGCTTTACAGAT GTAACGCTCGCTTGCGAAGGACAGACATGCAAAGCGCACAAGATGGTCCTATCGGCTTGTAGTCCATATTTTAAATCCCTTCTGGAG GAAAATCCCTCGAAACatcccatcatcatcttgaAAGACGTATCCTACAACCATCTCCAGGCGATCCTCGAGTTTATGTACGCCGGCGAGGTAAATGTGTCGCAGGAGCAGCTACCGACGTTTCTAAAAACCGCCGATCGACTGAAAGTGAAGGGCCTGGCGGAAACGCCAACAAATATCAAGCGGGAAGGTTGA
- the LOC128298405 gene encoding ribonuclease H2 subunit C-like: MAINLKLSPKDVTNSLNKPAKLQYIPATINGDGPANLEQFFTPYAEIQPDGTLRNALRGYPLQGKVTILPEGYTGVMFQETKRPLSADDDRTLTFAGAFREFTYWNYDRIPSRNDPLAKALAWLQLSEVLHADADEVEVKKAPEGNIKNGH; encoded by the exons ATGGCAATTAATTTGAAGTTGAGCCCGAAGGATGTTACAAACAGCTTGAACAAGCCGGCCAAGCTACAATACATCCCAGCTACGATCAACGGCGACGGACCGGCTAATCTGGAGCAGTTTTTTACACCATACGCCGAAATACAGCCGGATGGAA CACTGCGTAATGCTCTCCGAGGATATCCGCTGCAGGGAAAAGTTACAATCCTTCCGGAAGGTTACACGGGTGTAATGTTTCAGGAGACGAAGAGACCACTTTCGGCCGACGATGATAGGACGCTTACATTTGCGGGAGCTTTTCGAGAATTCACCTACTGGAATTATGACCGTATTCCGTCGAGGAACGATCCATTAGCTAAAGCACTTGCCTGGCTGCAACTATCGGAAGTTCTACATGCCGATGCAGATGAAGTTGAGGTGAAAAAAGCGCCGGAAGGGAATATTAAGAATGGCCACTGA
- the LOC128299853 gene encoding BUD13 homolog, with the protein MATKIDQKEYLKRYLSNDKDKKKKKKKKDKKAAKPGNVVIVDDDLDLTELQRRMDADETDLFGLDEEAPLVVGIIDERPPELRGKEDFSSTKWKAVAATDSFDSMLQQTNRADRSHTNRKSVSPLSRSVSHRQRKDSDESPSRRRSKERERRKAKRTDSDESPPRRRSKERERGKLRGADSDESPSRRPFTSKSNRHQHDSDESPTRKRRSIERHARREASDTSLPRKRKQRDYSETSPTRKQRPNDSDESPPRRKEDKASERRKHRRDSDESPPRRHREKEHYDRTERSGGKRDHPSTSKPRHRANDSDESPPRRKKSSNRQRNSDESPPRRNRPNESEDRSRGDAERRDHSRNSSKNGRRCNDSDESPPRRRGNDARESSSHRNSDSRLQPKPSRATSPRVRIKQERNNSDSDLSPPRKSGKSTRQDSDESPPRRKASQRRFSRSPERHIKRESAHRKDYREIEHRIKQEPRSPSPRRNESTNRMTKTLDGKRAGLQDAASLREENEKHRARERAALMQMSEDVSGRYADTVVRDKSGRRRDVEKELREELTKRKHEEEKKKIYTRWGKGVKQAEDYNAKLQEAAREMEKPLARYADDKDLDEYLKQQERDGDPMLEYLRNKQKEENKRAGIPEKPIYQGTFPDNRYGLRPGYRWDGVDRSNGFEKRWFESTSKKKAVEEEAYKYSVEDM; encoded by the exons ATGGCAACCAAAATCGACCAGAAAGAATACTTAAAACGTTATCTTTCCAATGATAAggacaagaaaaagaaaaaaaagaaaaaggataaaaaagcTGCTAAACCGGGCAA CGTGGTTATCGTCGATGATGATTTGGATTTAACGGAACTGCAAAGAAGGATGGATGCCGATGAAACGGATCTGTTCGGTCTCGACGAAGAGGCACCGCTGGTAGTTGGAATTATCGATGAACGACCGCCTGAATTGAGAGGGAAGGAGGATTTCAGCAGCACAAAGTGGAAAGCGGTTGCTGCAACGGATAGTTTTGATAGCATGTTACAGCAAACGAATCGAGCCGACAGATCACATACGAATCGCAAAAGTGTAAGTCCACTGTCTAGAAGTGTGTCACACCGGCAGAGAAAAGATTCGGATGAAAGTCCGTCTAGGAGGAGATCgaaggaaagggaaagaaGAAAGGCAAAGCGAACAGATTCGGATGAAAGTCCTCCTAGGAGAAGATCTAAAGAAAGGGAAAGAGGCAAATTAAGGGGGGCAGATTCGGATGAAAGTCCCTCGCGTAGGCCTTTTACAAGTAAAAGCAATCGGCACCAACATGATTCGGATGAAAGTCCAACTCGGAAGCGAAGGTCAATAGAAAGGCACGCACGACGGGAAGCTTCTGATACGAGTTTGCCACGCAAACGCAAGCAAAGAGATTATTCTGAGACAAGCCCTACTCGAAAACAACGTCCAAACGATTCGGATGAGAGTCCTCCCAGGCGAAAGGAAGATAAGGCATCGGAGAGGCGcaaacatcgtcgcgattcAGACGAAAGCCCACCTAGACGGCACCGTGAGAAAGAACATTACGACAGAACGGAAAGAAGTGGTGGGAAACGGGATCACCCATCTACATCCAAGCCACGGCATCGAGCGAATGATTCTGATGAAAGCCCTCCGCGAAGAAAAAAGTCTTCAAATCGTCAGCGCAATTCCGACGAAAGTCCACCAAGGCGAAATCGTCCGAATGAATCGGAAGACAGATCACGAGGAGATGCGGAGAGAAGAGATCATTCAAGGAACAGTTCCAAGAATGGACGTCGTTGTAACGATTCTGATGAAAGTCCTCCCAGACGTAGAGGGAATGATGCCAGAGAAAGCTCCTCGCATCGTAATTCTGACAGCCGACTGCAACCTAAACCGAGTAGAGCAACTTCACCACGGGTGCGcataaaacaagaaagaaacaaTTCCGATTCCGACCTGTCCCCTCCGAGAAAGTCGGGGAAATCAACGCGCCAAGATTCGGATGAAAGTCCGCCTCGAAGAAAAGCATCCCAAAGACGCTTTTCAAGAAGCCCCGAGCGACACATAAAGCGGGAATCTGCACACCGGAAAGATTACCGTGAAATAGAGCATCGGATTAAGCAGGAACCACGGTCACCATCTCCACGAAGGAATGAATCGACCAACCGGATGACTAAAACGCTCGATGGCAAGCGTGCCGGATTGCAGGATGCAGCATCACTTCGCGAGGAGAACGAAAAGCATAGAGCAAGAGAGCGCGCCGCATTGATGCAAATGTCGGAAGATGTTTCTGGTCGCTATGCGGACACGGTGGTACGCGACAAATCCGGACGTCGACGAGACGTTGAGAAGGAGTTGCGCGAAGAGCTCACGAAACGAAAGCacgaagaagagaaaaagaaaatttatacCCGTTGGGGTAAAGG CGTAAAACAAGCGGAAGATTACAATGCCAAACTTCAGGAAGCGGCCCGGGAAATGGAGAAACCATTGGCACGGTACGCGGACGATAAGGATCTGGACGAGTACCTTAAGCAGCAGGAACGGGACGGAGATCCAATGTTGGAGTATCTGCGTAACAAACAGAAGGAGGAAAACAAACGCGCCGGGATTCCGGAAAAGCCAATTTATCAGGGCACATTCCCAGACAATCGGTACGGTTTGCGGCCTGGTTATCGATGGGATGGTGTAGATCGGTCGAACGGGTTCGAGAAGCGTTGGTTCGAGTCAACCAGCAAGAAGAAAGCGGTAGAGGAAGAGGCGTACAAGTACAGCGTGGAAGATATGTAA
- the LOC128297977 gene encoding origin recognition complex subunit 6, with translation MTSGDNKLLAQLIQKFGLTNHESLAPKATELQRLLAIRSSSGTMTNLGDYAKVTLCIDLASSLLGLPFDNDLALKLSGMKKTSYANGRRTLEKILDINKTLGIGEICVQVGMSQMQKEATALLEAYKRYAGQGQGQNDFTHPQYATMAVYQACKREKVKPPKTKLVALSHLKPAQWTLLEKNWDKFLAAVPVGKQLGKNQNRSEETVIVKEKGEDSSGSGGVGRKHASPEKLEPYHNWKKRMLEKAYRELEQLRGSG, from the exons ATGACCTCGGGTGATAACAAACTATTGGCTCAGCTTATTCAAAAATTTGGCCTAACTAACCATGAGTCCCTTGCACC CAAAGCAACCGAACTCCAGCGACTGCTGGCGATCCGTTCATCCAGCGGTACGATGACTAATCTCGGCGATTACGCAAAGGTTACGCTGTGCATCGATCTCGCCTCCAGTTTGCTTGGTTTACCGTTCGACAATGACCTAGCACTGAAACTGTCCGGTATGAAGAAAACATCCTACGCCAACGGACGTCGTACGTTGGAGAAAATTCTCGACATCAACAAAACGCTCGGTATAGGAGAGATCTGCGTGCAGGTGGGAATGAGCCAGATGCAGAAGGAAGCGACCGCACTGTTGGAGGCGTACAAACGCTATGCCGGACAGGGTCAGGGTCAGAACGATTTCACCCATCCACAGTATGCGACGATGGCCGTGTATCAGGCCTGCAAACGCGAAAAGGTTAAACCACCGAAGACGAAACTCGTCGCCTTGAGCCATTTAAAGCCAGCGCAGTGGACTTTGCTGGAGAAAAACTGGGACAAGTTTTTGGCCGCTGTGCCGGTTGGGAAACAATTGGGCAAAAATCAGAATCGAAGCGAGGAGACCGTTATTGTAAAGGAAAAGGGGGAAGATTCGAGCGGTAGCGGTGGTGTTGGACGGAAACACGCAAGCCCCGAAAAGCTGGAACCGTATCATAACTGGAAGAAACGGATGCTTGAGAAGGCGTACCGGGAGTTGGAACAGTTGCGTGGCAGTGGGTAA
- the LOC128309533 gene encoding rRNA 2'-O-methyltransferase fibrillarin gives MGRPGFSPRGGGDRGGRGGRGGFGGDRGGFGGRGGGFGGGGGRGGGGGGRGGGGGGRGFGGRGGGRGGGRGGPGGRGGRGGGRGGGKMGGFKGGKTVVIEPHRHEGIFIARGKEDALVTLNLVPGSEVYGEKRISVDVDGGEKKEYRVWNPFRSKLAAAVLGGVDKIHMPPGSKVLYLGAASGTTVSHVSDVVGPEGLVYAVEFSHRSGRDLLNVAKKRTNIIPIIEDARHPHKYRMLVGLVDTVFADVAQPDQARIVALNAHNFLKNGGHFVISIKASCIDSTAVPEAVFAAEVKKLQAEKLKPQEQITLEPYERDHAVVVGVYRLPPKNAA, from the exons ATGGGTAGGCCAG GATTCTCTCCCAGAGGTGGTGGCGATCGTGGTGGACGAGGCGGACGTGGAGGATTCGGGGGTGATCGCGGAGGCTTTGGTGGCCGTGGAGGAGGTtttggcggcggtggcggccGTGGAGGAGGTGGTGGCGGCCGTGGAGGAGGTGGTGGCGGCCGTGGCTTCGGAGGACGAGGTGGCGGTCGCGGTGGAGGTCGTGGTGGACCGGGTGGCCGTGGTGGTCGTGGAGGTGGCCGGGGCGGTGGAAAGATGGGTGGCTTTAAGGGTGGTAAAACCGTGGTTATCGAGCCACATCGTCATGAGGGTATTTTCATTGCTCGCGGTAAGGAAGACGCGCTGGTTACGCTGAACCTGGTACCCGGATCCGAAGTCTACGGTGAAAAGCGCATTTCGGTCGAC GTCGATGGGGGAGAAAAGAAGGAGTACAGAGTGTGGAATCCATTCCGATCAAAGTTGGCTGCCGCCGTGCTGGGTGGAGTAGACAAAATTCACATGCCACCCGGTTCCAAGGTCTTATACCTTGGTGCCGCTTCCGGTACAACGGTCTCGCATGTGTCGGATGTGGTCGGCCCGGAAGGGCTAGTCTATGCGGTGGAGTTCTCGCACCGATCGGGTCGTGATCTGTTGAACGTAGCCAAAAAACGCACCAACATTATACCTATTATCGAGGACGCTCGCCATCCACACAAGTATCGTATGCTGGTCGGATTGGTCGACACCGTATTTGCCGACGTTGCCCAACCGGATCAGGCCCGTATTGTAGCGCTGAATGCACACAATTTCCTCAAAAACGGTGGACACTTCGTCATTTCAATTAAGGCATCATGCATCGATTCGACCGCCGTCCCAGAAGCGGTGTTTGCAGCAGAGGTGAAGAAATTACAGGCGGAAAAGCTTAAACCGCAGGAACAGATCACACTCGAACCGTACGAGCGAGACCACGCAGTGGTTGTGGGTGTTTACCGACTGCCACCGAAGAATGCAGCGTAG
- the LOC128296816 gene encoding protein FAM98A-like, which produces MAADEAQLIYELRNVGYDGPFLDQNYASTAIFAGPQSGEFQDVVIWLTEEIRILGKLDERVGKSDDANSFVLELSAFLKELTCPYSSLTSGHVSDRLQTLESKLLLLDYLINELMAFKMLESLKPKEKSNVITLHESPTAAALKDICITLGMGKPPNNVPPKALFERINTSLDETIRKAGENRLSKPLFCPKERLSAEQWSKLEKLQKDLDNEYDLRRKMLLTRLDVTVQSFKWSNRVKDKEQIIAERYAEKRKVLDTLEAGGRDTDIAALLAARETLAIIEKTSSASVRKNTKSKIQRHIIGRVPDRGGRAYEHNPPPLEMPSWQTQRNTGGGGGGRGGFGGGRGGGRGGGGNAGGGGFQQQQGNYSNKGYNQGGQSYHQGGRGGGGGGGYNQGGGSVAGNGTGNGGGFHQGGGGGHTQNRGSRVQGGWSQPQQDYNHTGYGSGSGRSSYSGNSDQYSNHSGSSRTSYNDHRGSYSDRGFGGDRGYGGDHRGGGYAGDRGGSAGGYGDNRNNYDNEYNSRGGGRGGGGRSNYNRGGGRR; this is translated from the exons ATGGCGGCGGATGAAGCACAACTAATCTACGAATTGCGAAATGTTGG GTATGATGGGCCATTCCTCGATCAAAACTATGCGTCTACGGCAATTTTTGCGGGTCCCCAAAGTGGCGAGTTTCAGGACGTTGTTATTTGGCTGACGGAGGAAATAAGAATTCTTGGCAAGCTGGACGAAAGAGTCGGCAAAAGTGACGATGCGAATTCGTTTGTGTTGGAACTGTCGGCGTTTTTGAAGGAGCTCACATGTCCGTACTCGAGTTTAACATCCGGCCATGTGTCCGATCGGTTGCAGACGCTGGAATCGAAACTGCTGCTATTGGATTATCTGATCAACGAGCTAATGGCATTTAAAATGCTAGAGTCACTGAAGCCGAAGGAAAAATCCAATGTCATTACGTTACACGAATCGCCTACCGCCGCAGCGCTGAAGGACATTTGCATAACGCTCGGCATGGGAAAACCGCCGAACAATGTACCACCGAAAGCACTGTTCGAACGGATCAATACCAGCCTGGATGAAACGATTCGTAAGGCTGGTGAGAATCGTCTCAGCAAACCACTGTTCTGTCCGAAGGAACGTTTGAGCGCGGAGCAGTGGTCCAAACTGGAGAAGCTCCAGAAAGATCTGGACAATGAGTATGATCTGCGAAGAAAGATGCTGCTCACACGGCTGGACGTAACGGTTCAAAGCTTCAAATGGTCGAACCGCGTAAAGGACAAGGAACAGATCATTGCGGAACGGTACGCTGAGAAACGGAAAGTGCTTGACACACTGGAGGCAGGTGGCCGAGATACAGACATTGCGGCGCTGCTGGCCGCTCGAGAAACCCTTGCCATCATCGAGAAGACGAGCAGTGCGTCCGTGcgaaagaacacgaaaagCAAAATCCAGCGTCACATTATTGGGCGTGTGCCGGATCGAGGTGGGCGTGCGTACGAGCATAACCCGCCGCCGCTGGAAATGCCATCCTGGCAAACTCAACGCAATACGGGCGGAGGGGGTGGTGGTCGTGGAGGTTTCGGCGGTGGCAGG GGTGGCGGccgaggtggtggtggcaatGCCGGTGGTGGAGGatttcagcaacagcagggaaaCTATTCCAACAAGGGATATAACCAGGGTGGTCAAAGCTATCACCAAGGCGGTCGGggaggtggtggaggaggaggttACAATCAGGGTGGTGGAAGTGTTGCCGGAAACGGTACCGGCAATGGTGGCGGTTTCCACCAGGGAGGTGGTGGAGGCCATACTCAGAATCGTGGAAGCCGCGTTCAAGGTGGCTGGTCACAACCTCAACAAG ATTACAATCATACCGGCTATGGATCGGGATCGGGACGTAGTAGCTATAGTGGTAACAGCGATCAGTACAGTAACCATTCTGGGAGCAGTCGTACCAGTTACAATGACCATCGCGGTAGCTATAGTGATCGTGGTTTTGGAGGTGATCGTGGTTACGGTGGTGATCATCGTGGCGGAGGTTACGCTGGTGACCGGGGTGGTAGTGCAGGTGGCTATGGGGACAACCGCAACAACTACGACAATGAGTACAATAGCCGAGGTGGTggccgtggtggtggtggtcgttcGAATTACAATCGAGGGGGTGGACGACGTTAA